The Silvibacterium dinghuense DNA window GACGGTCGTCTCACCTCTGCCCAGAGCAATCACCGATGCGCCGCCATCCTTACCGGAACTGCCTGCAAGCGTCCAGGTATGACCACCCACCGTCGCCTCGTACCGCAGACGCGCCGACTTCACCGCATCTGTCGCCGCAGCCAGGTGCACACGCACGGTCTCGCGCTTCGTGTCATAGTCCACAGATGCAATCTGTCCCGCATCGAGCGTGATCCATAAGCCCGCAGGCGCAAGAAAGACGCGCTTGCGCGAGGAGTCGAGCACGGTCACATGCAGCGTGTCGCCATGCTCGATAAGATTGCCGCCGAAACACAGCCATCCCATCGCATCATTGTGCGCCACATAAACGCCCGTATTCAGCGCATGGCCCAGCAGGTTCGGACCATAGTCGCCCGAGTAAGGATCGAAGGCCATGCGATCCGGGAACGAGTGGAACGCCGCCGAGGCAAAGCCTTCCTGGTTGATGTTGCTCAGCGGTCCCATCACGCCGCCGTAGCCCACGCGCAGCAGATAGAGATCATCCGGATGTGTGCGATATTCCGCCAGCAGCGGAATTGCATTCAGCCCCGATCCGTAGTGATGCAGCTGCCGCTCCACGCGTGGATACTTACCGCCATAGAGAAAATCCCAATAGCGTCGCGCGCTGCCGTTGTAGCCCCAGCTCGGAATCGTCGGATCGTACGCGAGGATGGCGTTCAGCGTAACCTCGGCCTTGTCCTTGTCGCCGAAGTAGTTCGTCCAGTCATAGACCTCTTCCTGACCGGTCGAATCCCACGCCATCTCGCTGCCGAAGGGATACGCTTCATCCTTCCAGATACCAGCGCGTTCACGCATCATCGCTTCAAGCTTCGTTGCCTTGACCGTCCACTGTGCGTCCTGCAGGCCTTCGTGCTTCAAATCCTCGAGCAGCCGCAAAAAAACAGTGCCCTCCATCAGCCCGAAGCGCAGATAGTACGGAGCCTGCGTCTGCATCGCGATCGTCGTCTCATACGCCTGGTCGAGATACCACGACCACGGCTTCTCCGCCGCAAGACCGTTCGTGTTGCGCGCAATGCGATACAGCGACCAGTACGCCGCTACCACATGCGGATAGTTGAAGGTGCGGCCTACATCCTCCGCGCCTTCTTTATTCCAGCTTGTCCAGCTTTTCCAGTTGATGTCCTTGTCGTACTGAAAATTCGGCATCGCGTCGGGCTGATAGAAGAACAGACTCTTGTGCACGCCATACTTGTGCTCGCCTTCTGCGACCTGCAAGTGCCCCCACACCGTCTGATTCACGAACGCTTCGAGCTTTGCAACTTCGTCTTTATTCGGCTCCAGATATTCCTTCATCGCCGAAGCCAGCCATGCGCCCGATCCGCCTTCATCGCTCAGGCCCGCAATCCACACGCGCGGCTCCTGCGTCACCTGCTTGTGCGCTTCGTCGTCATAGCTGATGACCGAAGGCCCGCGATGGAAGGGATCTTTCTTGTCGTCGAACCACTGCTCGTTGAACAGGAAGTGCCCGAGATCCGCCAGCGTCTCGCGCTCCGGCTTGATGGTGCGATAGCCAATCGTCTGCACCGTGCCGTCGGCGTAGGTAATGGTAAGCCGCGAGCGGCCCCACGTCTTACCCTCGAGCGTGTATGCATGCAGCCCGCTCTTGAGCCTGCCGTCATCATGAATCGCAATCGCGCCCTCCGGCTCGACCGTCATCACCTTCACCGGCTTGTCGTAGCGCAGGAAGAGCTTCGCGTCGATATCCTCGGGCAGGATGTAGCCCGGCACGCCCACGGCCACCGGTCGCCGATGTGCGGCCAGCGTCGATTCGATCTGCCGCAGCCCCGGCGCGACGATAAAACGTACACCCACGGTTACAGATTTCCCCGGAGCCAGCATCTGCTCCGTCGGAGTGTTCCACTCCTGCGCGCCATGCCACTCCGTATCGGCATAGGCCTTGGAGTTCACCATCCAATCGTAGGAGCCTTCAAACGTCGTCCAGTGGCCCTCAGGATCATTGCCCAACTCACCCAGCCCGGTCTTGCGATCGCGCTTGTCCATGATCGGCTTCCACGCCTCGAGCGGCGTGTGGCCATCGGGCACCACCAGCAGTACCGGCCCTGTACCCTTCAGCGGAGACACCTGCACGTAGCCCGCATCCTCACCGATGTACGGGTCATAGAACGAACACGCACCATACGCTTGCTCCAGCGTGCGCGTGTTGATCATGTTGTTGAAGACCATGGCCATGCCGATGCCGCCCAGCTCGAGCGGCTGCGAGCCCTTGTTGGTCAGCGTAAAGTGCAGCGCCACATCGCCGTTCTCGACAGCCCACGTCCGCACCACGCCGAGCGGTGTGCCTTCAGGGAATGACGAGCTCACGTCCGCTGAAAACGTCTTCTCATTCGAGCTGAGAACCTTCACCTGTTCACGATGGAACGCGGTCGAGACCGTCGTCCAGTCGCTCGCACCCTGCACGCGGAAGCGCAGGTCGAGATCACCGAGATGATAGAAGGTATCGGCAGAGCGTTCCTTCAGCAGATCGCCGGGCGTGTAATCCCACGCAGGCGCGGACTGCGGAGACAACTGTGCCACCGTGCCCGAGTACGACAACAGCTTCACTGTCAGCGAAGACGACGTCAACGTGACACGGTCGCTCGCGAACATCGGCCCCGGCGGCGGAGGCGCAGGTTTATGTTGTGCATGAGCGAGGACAGACGTGGCAGCCAGCACGAGTACGGCGCTGGCGTGAGTAACAGATCGGCGGGAAGGAATCATCACGTGCGTAACCCCGTAGTTCAGAACCAAAATTCACTGACGAACGCGCAGCATGACCACGCCATGCGGTGGCACTGCGGCATGCCAGGTGCCAGTCATCGCAGGCAGATCGCTGTGCGCCCACAGATCGCGTGCCTGCACGGTACCGATGAAGCCCAGCCGCTCCAGCGGCACGTCGAGCTTCAGCGGCATTGTCCAGCGATTGAAGACCGCAACCGCCTTGCTGCCATCAGCCAGCGGCTTCGTCCATACTTCTAGCGGACCCTCGGTATACACGCGGTCACCCTGGTGTCCTGCCGCATCCTGATCGACCGCAATTACTTCGCGATTCAACAAAATCGCCTTCGTCTCCGGCGTCATCTTCGTCAGGTCATTGCCCGCGAGCAGCGGCGCGGCCAGCAGCGACCACAGGCTCATATGCGTGCGATACTCCGCATCCTTCATGCCGCCGTTGCCGATCTCCAGCATGTCCGGATCGTTCCAGTGCCCAGGCCCCGCGAAGGGGCTCAAGCCCGCCTGGCCGAAGCCGATCTTCGCCATCGAATCGTAGTTATCCTCGATATCGCCGGTAGTGCGCCACAGGTTGCCGCCCGCATCTCCACCCCAGCGCCACACCGCCTCCCAGCCATACTGGCAGAGGCTCAGCACGATGGGGCGGCCGGTTTTCTGGAGCGCGTCATGCATCTTCGTGTAGACCGCGAGCATCACTTCGCGCGACTTGTCATGATCGTGCCCGGCCTGCTGGGAGAGCTGTTCTGTATAGGAGCACAGGTCATATTTGAGATAGTCGATGCCCCACGCTGCGTAGGTGTTCGCATCGTCCTGCTCATGCCCATACGAGCCCGGATAGCCCGCGCAGGTCTTCATGCCCGGCGAAGAATAAATGCCGAGCTTCAGCCCCTTCGAATGCACGTAATCCGCCAGCGCCTTCATGTCGGGGAACTTCTTGTTGGGATGGATGTGCCCCTCGGCGTCGCGCTCGCCCTCCCACGTGTCGTCGATGTTCACGTACACGTAGCCTGCATCGCGCATACCGGTTGAGACCATCAGATCCGCCGTTTCGCGAATGGTCTTGTCGTCGACCTTATCGGCGAAGTGGTTCCAGCTGTTCCAACCCATCGGCGGCGTGGCCGCCAACGTGGTGTCGGCCGCGGCCGTGGCAGGCAGTGTCGTCATCACAGCCGAAGACAGAACAAAGGCAGAGAGCAGAGCTACAGCGCGCATGCAGATCCTTACTCAAACAAAGAAATGGAAACCCGGAGGCAGCGAGATACCTCCGGGTTATCGTTACAAATTAAAAGCTCGAAAGCGGCTTCTCTTCGACCTTGGGGCGAGCGGCCACGGCAGTCTTGTAGGTCGCGGTCGCCTCTTCCAGCTCTGCGCCTGTGATGACCAGACGCGGCGCACGCACTACCTGCGAACCCACGCCAGCCTGCTCCTGCACCCACTTGATCAGCTGCACGAACTTGGGCACGGTATCCATGCGCAACAGCGGTAGGAACCACTTGTACAGCTCGAAGGCTTCCTTCGTCTTGCCCGCAATGGCGAGGTTGAACAGCTCGACCGACTCGGCCGGATACGCATTCACCAGGCCCGCAACCCAACCGGTCGCACCCGCTGCCACACCCTCGACCAGCGCGTCATCCACGCCGACAAAGATCTTGAGGCGATCGCCCAGCAGCGCCTTGATCCAGGAGACGCGCCGCACATCCGCGCTCGACTCCTTCACTGCGGCCAGGTTCGGATACTCCGCAGCCAGCTCGGCGATCTGATCGGGCAGGAAATCCGTCTTGTAGGCAATGGGATTGTTGTAGAGCATGCACGAGAGCTTGGTTGCTTTCAGGATCGCAACCACGTGCGCCTTCATCTCGCGCCAGTCGGAGGTGTACACATACGGCGGCAGCACCATCAGGCCCGAGCAGCCGGCAGCTTCGGCGTCCTTCGCCAGAGCAACAGCAGCCTCAGTCGAAAGCGCAGAGATCGCCGCAACCACAGGCTTGTCACCGGCGACGGAAACAGCCGTCTTCAGGATCGCAACCTTCTCCTCATGCGTCAGCGTCGCACCTTCGCCCAGCGAGCCGAGCATCACCAGGCCGGTGCAGCCGGTGCCCAGCAGCCATGCAGCGTGGCGCGCCAGAAATTTATGGTCGACCTTCAGGTCTTCCGTGAAAGCAGTCGTCATTGCAGGCATTACGCCATACCAGTTCATGCGTTCTCCTCAATCGAATCGTTCGAACAAAGTGCTCCCACGGGTGTGGGAAAAATCGGTTGCCGCACCGAGGCGTTCTTCCATCCGAAGACGACCTCCGCGGCCGGACCGCAGATGCGGCCCTGGCAGGGCCCCATGCCGCAGCGCGTTTGCAGCTTGGCCTCTGTCCAGCTATGGTGCCCGGCCAGGCTCGCTGTCTGCACATCCTCGCAACGGCAGAAGACCGTATCCGGCGCGGCCAGGGTGCGCAGTTCGGGCCGCAGCGCAAACGTGCGCTCCAGTCCCGCCGCAAACTTCCGTCCCGCCTCGGCACGCTTCTGCAGATGCGTCGTCGGCTGGCCAGCCGCCGCAAGACCAGCAATCTCACCCTCGGCCAGAGCGGCGTCAAGACCGCCGATACCCGTCGGCTCGCCCGCGCAGTAAATTCCCTGCTGCGATGTCTGCTGGTTCGCATCGACCTTCACAAAGTCACCGCGCAGCTCGCAGCCCAGCAGCGCAGCCAGTTCGGTGTTCGGCACCAGATGGAAGCCGCACGCGAGCATATCGCACGCGACTTCCCATGTCTTTTTGCCGTTGCTCAGCTTCACCGCGCGCAGCAGGCCACCTTCGCCGGCAATAGCCGCCATCGGCCACGTGCCTGCCTGATACGGCGTGCCGATCACACGCCCGCGATAGCCCGCGCCCTGCATCAGCTTCGATGGATTCGTCAGCATCGTCGCGCTGAAAGCCGCCAGCTTCCACGCCGGAGCCTGCTCGGCCATCGCGACCACCTTTGCGCCGTAGTCATGCAGATGCGCCGCAACCGCCAGCAACAGAGGGCCGGTACCGGCAACAACGACGCGCTTACCCGCGACCTCATAGCCGCCCTTCACCAGCGCCTGCAATCCGCCTGCGCCAAAGACACCCGGCAGCGTCCATCCCGGAAACGGCAGAAACCGCTCGCGCGCGCCCGTGGCAAGAATCAACTTGCCGTAGAGCACATGCAGCACAGCGCCATCTTCTTCCCGATAGGCCCGCAGCGTCGCACGATCCGGTGCATCGATCACGCGGCAGCCGCTGGCCACGCGCACGCCAGCCGCAAGCATCTGCTCCACGGCGCGATCCCGCGTCACGCCATCAGCGTCGAACTTTCGCTGCGACGGCAGCCCCTGCCGCCAGATCTGTCCACCCGGTGCCGGGTTATCGTCGATGACCAGCACGCTGCGCCCACAACGTGAAGCAGCGGTAGCAGCAGCGATGCCTGCCGGCCCCGCGCCCACCACCACAACGTCCGCAATCTGCGTCAGAGGCTGAGGCTTGATGAACATGTTCAGCTCATCGCTCATCGCCATGTCTCCCCCTGCTGCGTTTCGACAGACATGCCAGGCTGGCAGGCAAGCTGGCAGGTCTTCGTCTGTGGAACGCCGTTCACTACTGCGCGGCACTCCATGCAGATACCCATGCCGCAGAGCGCCGTCCGCGGTTCCCCACTCACCGAAGTGCGGCACACCGCACCGGCCAGCAACATCGCCGCGGCCACACGCGTGCCCGAAGGTACTTCAACGGCTTCGCCGTTGATCGTCAGCCTCACCGTCTCAGGCATGCTCCGTCTCCTTCTTCACAGCAAGACGCGCCGGAAGAAACGGCGTCACATCCAGCGCCGAATGATTCCCCAGCAGCTGATCTACCAGCAGCCGCGCCGCGCCTGGAGCATTCGTGATGCCCAGCCCCTCGAAGCCCATTGCCAGCCACAGTGAAGGATCATCCGTAATCGCCTCGGCAGGACCGATCAGCGGCAACTTATCGTCAGTAGAAGCGCGAAAGCCCGTCCACGCGCGGATTGCCGACAATGCTGCGAGCTTCGGCATATATTTAATCGCCCGCTCCAGCATCAGGCGCAACATGCGTGGCTCCGCTGCAGGATCGACCTTTCCGAACTGCCGCGAGGAGCCGATCAGCATCTGCCCTGTCTGCCGCGGCTGTAGATTGAACGCCACCGACTCATCCGTGAGCTTATGTGCGCTCTTCAGATATCCAAGCTCCACGAGCTGATGATGCGCAAACCCCGGATAGCGGTCGGTAATGAGCAGATGCCCCTTGCGCTTTTGTATCGGTAACTGTGGCAGTAGCGAAATATCCGCACCCGCTGCCAGCACAATGCGCTCGGCCTGCAGCTTTGCGCTGTTGGCCAGCACAACTTCACCCTTGCCTGCGGCCGCTGCGCGGCCCTGCACCAGCTTCGCTCCGTGATGCTGCGCATCCGAGAGAAAATGCGCGGCTGCCGCAGGCGGATAGACCACCGCATCCTCCGGCACGCGCAGCCCACCGGCAAGACCGGGGCGCAGATTTGGCTCAACCGCAGCTACTGTCTTCGCGTCCAGCACCTCGCTCGCCACACCCGCTTTCTCATAGGTGGCGCGTTTGGCATGGACCTCCTTCATCTCTTCCTCGTCGGATGCGACCCACAATGTCCCGCGCGACTCGAACTCGATCGAAGCAGGCAGCGTCTCCCGCTCCTGCTGCCACAGCTCGCGCGAGAATGTCGTCAACGCAAGCTGCGCCGGGGAATCGTCCATCACGACAAGGTGCCCCATGCCCGCGGCTGTAATACCCGAGCCCGGCACCTTTTCTTCGATTACCGCCGTGCGCAGGCCGGCTCGCGCAGACTCCCGCGCAATCGCCGACCCCACAATTCCGGCCCCAACTATCACTACATCAAAAATTGCCATTTCTCTTTTATGTCAAAGATTGCAGCTTGAATTCCGTCGTATACCGCGATCTAAAACAAAATCCCCTGTGCAAATGGATCGTCATCGGCAAAGATCAGCCTCGACTCAGCCGTAATCCACGCCCGCCCGCGAATGCTCGGGATCACCTGTTCGTCTTCCCCCTCGATCACCGCGCCCTGGAAGACTGTGCCCAGCACGCTCTCCTGCCGCCAGATGGCACCCGGCTTGAGCTTGCCGTCGGCATAAAGACAGGCCATCTTCGCGCTCGTCCCCGTACCGCATGGTGAGCGGTCGAAGGCCGCGCCCGGACACAGCACAAAGTTCCGTGATGAGTTCGCCGCATCGCCCGGTTCGGCAAACAACTCGATGTGGTCGATCTCACCACCGTCCTCGCCCGTAATACCCTGCTCGCGCAGCGCCGTGCGGATCGCCGTCGTCACCGCCATCAGCTGCTCGCGGTTCGAAGCCTTGATCTCGTAGGAATGATCACCGATGAGGAAAAACCAGTTTCCACCCCACGCGATATCGCCCACGAAGCGTCCATATCCCGGCACGTCCACCGGCACCGCCGCGCGATAGCGCCGGCTCGGCACATTCTGCACCGTCACCGATCCATCCTCGTGCAGACAGGCCAGGACCGTACCCACCGGGGTCTCAATTCTGTGCGCGCCAGGCTTGATGCGCCCCAGGTGCGCCAGCGTCGTCACCAGTCCGATCGTGCCGTGTCCACACATACCCAGGTAACCCACGTCATTGAAATAGATCACCGCTGCGGTCGAGTCTGCGTGCTCAGGATCAAGCAAGAGCGCGCCCACCACCACCTCAGAACCGCGCGGCTCGCAGATCACACCGGAACGAAAGCCGTCATACTCCTCGCGAAAGCGCCGCAGCCGTTCTGCGAGCGGCCCACCGCCCAAATCAGGCCCCCCGTCCAGCACCACACGGGTGGGTTCGCCCTCTGTATGAGAGTCAACAACATGAACCATCTTTGGCAAAGCCATATCGAGAATCCTAACTGAAATTGTCTACGATTTTGAATACATTGTTGTGATAATTCTTCGTACCGAATATCGATGCGCGAGATCCCACACGAAATCATGACCAGACGACCCATCCCGCTTCGCCCCGCGCTGCTTCCACTGGCCCTGGCTGCAACGCTTGCCAGCCCTCTTTCCGCTACGGCTCTCGGGCAGCAGGTGCCCGCACCGCAGCCAATCGAAAGCCGCGGAAACCCTATCCTTTCCGATGGCTCCTACTACTCCGCAGATCCGGCCCCGCTGGTCGCCGGCGACACGCTGTACATCCTGGCCGGCCGCGATGAGGCCCCTCCAAATGTGAATGATTTCATCATGAACGAGTGGCAGATCTTCTCTACCAAAGATGTGGCATCGGGCCATTGGCTTCATTACCCCGGCATCCTCAGGCCGCACGAGGTCTTCGCCTGGGCCGCGCCTGATCGCGCCTACGCCGGCCAGATCATCGAAGGGCCCGATCACCGCTTCTATCTTTATGCTCCGGTGCAAGAGGCCAACAGTACGAATGAAGACACCTTCGCCATCGGCGTCGCAGTATCGGACTCGCCGCTCGGCCCATGGAAGGATGCACATCCCTCGGGCCCCATCGTCAGCCAGTCCGTGCCCGAGCCCGATCACATCCAGAACATCGACCCGACCATCATGATCGACGACGATGGCCGCGTCTGGCTCTACTGGGGGACCTTCGGCCGCCTGCTCGGCATGGAGCTCAAGCCGGACATGATCACGCCCGCAGGCAAGGAATTCCCTGTTCATGGACTCACCGGCTTCTTCGAAGCGCCATGGATCATGAAACGTAACCGTACCTATTACATGATCTACGCCGGCAACCAGGCAGGCCCGGATTCGCCCTGCACGCCGGCCGTCTATCACGCATGCATTGAATACGGCACCGCGCCCGCGCCCACCGGCCCGTGGACCTGGCAGGGCGTCATCCTCGATCCCGTCTCCTCCACCACCTCGCACCCCGGCGCCATCGCCTTCAAAGGCCAGTGGTACCTCATCTATCACACGGCAGACGCCAAAGGAGGCGGCCATTTCCGCCGCAGCGTCGCCATCGACAAGATGCAGTGGGATGACACTGTCACGCCACCACGCATCCTCAAGGTCATGCCCACGCATGCACCCTCGGCGCCGCCCGCGCCCAGCCGCAACCTCGCGCCCGCCGCGCATCCCAGCGCCTCGAACGAACCGGTGCCGCTGCAATACTGGATCGCCGCCGTCAACGACGGCATCGTGCGCGAGAACCCGCTCCCGCCCGACATGTGGGCCACCTGGACGCCGCACAATCCGCCGCAGCAATGGCTCCAGTACACCTGGGCCGCGCCCGTCACCCTCAACGGCAGCCGCATCGTCTTTTGGACCGATCACCCCGCCGGCGCGAACGAGGGCGTCGCTCCGCCGAAGGCCTGGCATCTCGAATACTGGCGCGATGGTGCATGGCATCCTGTTCCGCATCCCTCCGCCTACACGGCCGATCCCGGCCACTTCGCCGCCGTCGGCTTCGATCCCGTCACCACCCGCTGCCTCCGCGCTATCTTCGATGCTTCCGGAGACGACCAGCAACACGCCGCCGTAGCGGTCGAAGAGTGGGAAGCACTGGCGCCCAAAGCAATCCCGCACAGCCAACTCCCTGCGCCGCCCACCGCTTCCGAAAGCTGCGGCAGCACCTCGAATCGCTGAACACAACAAGGAAAAGACAAGAAGTAAAAAGAAAGGCCGCAACCACCTTGCAGTGATTGCGGCCTTGTTACTCCCGACGCATCAGAATTCGAAGTTAGCTCGAAGTTCGATGTTACGGGGATTGTTCATAGTGGTCGTGGTGCTGCCGAAGGAGGTGCTCTGGACCGCGGTGTTCATGCCGCCCCACGCCGTGTGATTGAAGGCGTTCAGGAACTCGCCCTGCATCTTGAAGGTCACGCCATGCGTCAGCGGAATCGTCTTGTTCACCGACATATCCGTGTTGATCCACTTCGGAGCATGCAGCCACACAAACTGACCAAAGGTACCGGCCGTCTCATGCGGGCTGATGTATTCCCCATTGGCAATGCCCGACGACGCGATGTACTTCGAGTCGAACATGTTCACCCACGGATGTCCCGTGTTGTAGCGGGGATGGATCTGGTGCTGCAGCTGCTTCACCGTCACGTTCGTGAGGTCGATACCCGAATCGCTCTGGCTATTGAAGGTGTAGGTGCCGCCGGTGAACAGGAATGGATCGCCGCCCGAATAGGTGAGGATCGTGCCCACTGTCCAGCCGCCGATAGCGCTGTTGAGCAGGCGGTTATTGTTGAAGAAC harbors:
- a CDS encoding DUF5695 domain-containing protein → MIPSRRSVTHASAVLVLAATSVLAHAQHKPAPPPPGPMFASDRVTLTSSSLTVKLLSYSGTVAQLSPQSAPAWDYTPGDLLKERSADTFYHLGDLDLRFRVQGASDWTTVSTAFHREQVKVLSSNEKTFSADVSSSFPEGTPLGVVRTWAVENGDVALHFTLTNKGSQPLELGGIGMAMVFNNMINTRTLEQAYGACSFYDPYIGEDAGYVQVSPLKGTGPVLLVVPDGHTPLEAWKPIMDKRDRKTGLGELGNDPEGHWTTFEGSYDWMVNSKAYADTEWHGAQEWNTPTEQMLAPGKSVTVGVRFIVAPGLRQIESTLAAHRRPVAVGVPGYILPEDIDAKLFLRYDKPVKVMTVEPEGAIAIHDDGRLKSGLHAYTLEGKTWGRSRLTITYADGTVQTIGYRTIKPERETLADLGHFLFNEQWFDDKKDPFHRGPSVISYDDEAHKQVTQEPRVWIAGLSDEGGSGAWLASAMKEYLEPNKDEVAKLEAFVNQTVWGHLQVAEGEHKYGVHKSLFFYQPDAMPNFQYDKDINWKSWTSWNKEGAEDVGRTFNYPHVVAAYWSLYRIARNTNGLAAEKPWSWYLDQAYETTIAMQTQAPYYLRFGLMEGTVFLRLLEDLKHEGLQDAQWTVKATKLEAMMRERAGIWKDEAYPFGSEMAWDSTGQEEVYDWTNYFGDKDKAEVTLNAILAYDPTIPSWGYNGSARRYWDFLYGGKYPRVERQLHHYGSGLNAIPLLAEYRTHPDDLYLLRVGYGGVMGPLSNINQEGFASAAFHSFPDRMAFDPYSGDYGPNLLGHALNTGVYVAHNDAMGWLCFGGNLIEHGDTLHVTVLDSSRKRVFLAPAGLWITLDAGQIASVDYDTKRETVRVHLAAATDAVKSARLRYEATVGGHTWTLAGSSGKDGGASVIALGRGETTVELRQQ
- a CDS encoding glycoside hydrolase family 27 protein, with the translated sequence MRAVALLSAFVLSSAVMTTLPATAAADTTLAATPPMGWNSWNHFADKVDDKTIRETADLMVSTGMRDAGYVYVNIDDTWEGERDAEGHIHPNKKFPDMKALADYVHSKGLKLGIYSSPGMKTCAGYPGSYGHEQDDANTYAAWGIDYLKYDLCSYTEQLSQQAGHDHDKSREVMLAVYTKMHDALQKTGRPIVLSLCQYGWEAVWRWGGDAGGNLWRTTGDIEDNYDSMAKIGFGQAGLSPFAGPGHWNDPDMLEIGNGGMKDAEYRTHMSLWSLLAAPLLAGNDLTKMTPETKAILLNREVIAVDQDAAGHQGDRVYTEGPLEVWTKPLADGSKAVAVFNRWTMPLKLDVPLERLGFIGTVQARDLWAHSDLPAMTGTWHAAVPPHGVVMLRVRQ
- a CDS encoding dihydrodipicolinate synthase family protein, whose amino-acid sequence is MNWYGVMPAMTTAFTEDLKVDHKFLARHAAWLLGTGCTGLVMLGSLGEGATLTHEEKVAILKTAVSVAGDKPVVAAISALSTEAAVALAKDAEAAGCSGLMVLPPYVYTSDWREMKAHVVAILKATKLSCMLYNNPIAYKTDFLPDQIAELAAEYPNLAAVKESSADVRRVSWIKALLGDRLKIFVGVDDALVEGVAAGATGWVAGLVNAYPAESVELFNLAIAGKTKEAFELYKWFLPLLRMDTVPKFVQLIKWVQEQAGVGSQVVRAPRLVITGAELEEATATYKTAVAARPKVEEKPLSSF
- a CDS encoding NAD(P)/FAD-dependent oxidoreductase; its protein translation is MSDELNMFIKPQPLTQIADVVVVGAGPAGIAAATAASRCGRSVLVIDDNPAPGGQIWRQGLPSQRKFDADGVTRDRAVEQMLAAGVRVASGCRVIDAPDRATLRAYREEDGAVLHVLYGKLILATGARERFLPFPGWTLPGVFGAGGLQALVKGGYEVAGKRVVVAGTGPLLLAVAAHLHDYGAKVVAMAEQAPAWKLAAFSATMLTNPSKLMQGAGYRGRVIGTPYQAGTWPMAAIAGEGGLLRAVKLSNGKKTWEVACDMLACGFHLVPNTELAALLGCELRGDFVKVDANQQTSQQGIYCAGEPTGIGGLDAALAEGEIAGLAAAGQPTTHLQKRAEAGRKFAAGLERTFALRPELRTLAAPDTVFCRCEDVQTASLAGHHSWTEAKLQTRCGMGPCQGRICGPAAEVVFGWKNASVRQPIFPTPVGALCSNDSIEENA
- a CDS encoding (2Fe-2S)-binding protein, with protein sequence MPETVRLTINGEAVEVPSGTRVAAAMLLAGAVCRTSVSGEPRTALCGMGICMECRAVVNGVPQTKTCQLACQPGMSVETQQGETWR
- a CDS encoding NAD(P)/FAD-dependent oxidoreductase; its protein translation is MAIFDVVIVGAGIVGSAIARESARAGLRTAVIEEKVPGSGITAAGMGHLVVMDDSPAQLALTTFSRELWQQERETLPASIEFESRGTLWVASDEEEMKEVHAKRATYEKAGVASEVLDAKTVAAVEPNLRPGLAGGLRVPEDAVVYPPAAAAHFLSDAQHHGAKLVQGRAAAAGKGEVVLANSAKLQAERIVLAAGADISLLPQLPIQKRKGHLLITDRYPGFAHHQLVELGYLKSAHKLTDESVAFNLQPRQTGQMLIGSSRQFGKVDPAAEPRMLRLMLERAIKYMPKLAALSAIRAWTGFRASTDDKLPLIGPAEAITDDPSLWLAMGFEGLGITNAPGAARLLVDQLLGNHSALDVTPFLPARLAVKKETEHA
- a CDS encoding proline racemase family protein, with protein sequence MALPKMVHVVDSHTEGEPTRVVLDGGPDLGGGPLAERLRRFREEYDGFRSGVICEPRGSEVVVGALLLDPEHADSTAAVIYFNDVGYLGMCGHGTIGLVTTLAHLGRIKPGAHRIETPVGTVLACLHEDGSVTVQNVPSRRYRAAVPVDVPGYGRFVGDIAWGGNWFFLIGDHSYEIKASNREQLMAVTTAIRTALREQGITGEDGGEIDHIELFAEPGDAANSSRNFVLCPGAAFDRSPCGTGTSAKMACLYADGKLKPGAIWRQESVLGTVFQGAVIEGEDEQVIPSIRGRAWITAESRLIFADDDPFAQGILF
- a CDS encoding family 43 glycosylhydrolase, with the translated sequence MTRRPIPLRPALLPLALAATLASPLSATALGQQVPAPQPIESRGNPILSDGSYYSADPAPLVAGDTLYILAGRDEAPPNVNDFIMNEWQIFSTKDVASGHWLHYPGILRPHEVFAWAAPDRAYAGQIIEGPDHRFYLYAPVQEANSTNEDTFAIGVAVSDSPLGPWKDAHPSGPIVSQSVPEPDHIQNIDPTIMIDDDGRVWLYWGTFGRLLGMELKPDMITPAGKEFPVHGLTGFFEAPWIMKRNRTYYMIYAGNQAGPDSPCTPAVYHACIEYGTAPAPTGPWTWQGVILDPVSSTTSHPGAIAFKGQWYLIYHTADAKGGGHFRRSVAIDKMQWDDTVTPPRILKVMPTHAPSAPPAPSRNLAPAAHPSASNEPVPLQYWIAAVNDGIVRENPLPPDMWATWTPHNPPQQWLQYTWAAPVTLNGSRIVFWTDHPAGANEGVAPPKAWHLEYWRDGAWHPVPHPSAYTADPGHFAAVGFDPVTTRCLRAIFDASGDDQQHAAVAVEEWEALAPKAIPHSQLPAPPTASESCGSTSNR